CGTGCTCCTCGGCACGCAGGGCGCCGATAATCGGGTCGATTTCTCCGTCCATTATGGGCTGGAGGGAGTGGTTTTTCTGTCCCCCCTCCAATCGATGGTCGGTCACACGGTCCTGAGGGAAATTGTAGGTCCGAATCTTCGCCGACCGGTCTCCGCTCCCGACCATGGACCGACGCGCCTCCTCTCGTTCGGCCCGCTGTTCCTCCCGCTTCTTCTCGTAGACCCGGGACCGCAGGACGCGCATCGCTTTCGACCGGTTTTTGTGCTGGCTCTTCTCGTCCTGGCAGGACACCTCCACGCCCGACGGCGCGTGTTTGATGCGCACAGCCGAGTCGGTCGTGTTTACGGACTGCCCGCCGGGGCCGGTCGCCTTGAACGTCTCGATGGTGAGATCGCTCGGGTTGATGTCCACGTCTACCTCTTCGGCCTCCGGCAGGACCGCCACCGTGGCCGCAGACGTGTGGATGCGGCCGCTCGACTCGGTCTCGGGCACACGCTGCACCCGGTGCACACCCGCCTCGTACTTGAGCGTCCCGTACACGTCCTCCCCCTTCACGGCAAAGATGACCTCTCGAAACCCCCCCTGTGTGCCCGGGGACGCATCGATGAGTTCATAGGCCCATCCCTGCTGCTTTGCGTACTGCGTGTACAGACGAAACAGGTCGCCGGCGAAGAGAGATGCCTCGTCCCCGCCGGCCCCAGCCCGGATTTCCACGATGGCATTCTTCTCCTCCTCCGGGTCTTTCGGGATGAGCTTCTGCTTCAGGTCCTCCTCCACCGCCGGAAGCTTCGTTTCGAGCTGCTCGAGCTCTTCCCTTGCCAGGGCCTCCATCTCTCCACTCTCGTCCCGAATCATCCCTTCGAGCTCTTCCCGCTCGTCCAGAAGCCGCTCATAGCGGTCGATGGCCTCCACGACCTCCTCGAGTCGACTGTGCTCCTGCCCTAGCTCTCGCATCCGATCCGGATCGTTCGCCACCTCCGGATCTGCCATGAGGCTCTCGACCTCTTCAAAACGATGCTTGACCTTGTCGAGCTTTTCGCGTTCGATCATGGAGGGGGAAGATTGGACCAGGTTACCGCGGCATGCTCTACGGGAGCAAGAGCGGCGAGTTCGTCCAGCACAGCGCGCCCACTGTCGCGCGAACCTCACTGACTAGAGCAGTGGAGCCCAAATCCCTACCCTAGACCACAGTGAAGCTCATTCTATCTCTTCCCGTGAGGCGAGCATAGGTTTACATTAGGGGCTGGGATCCCTCCCCGGTGCCCTGGTGCGAACTTCTGCTGTGCAGTCGCAGGGGTTACTGCCGGGAACAGTTGGCGCGCCCGCTGGATGCTGATCACTCCACTGTCACGCTCTTCGCAAGGTTGCGGGGCTGATCAACGTGGCATCCCCGCAGCACCGCGATGTGGTACGACAAGAGCTGAAGGGGAATTACGGTGAGGAGTGGCGAGAGAAACTCCTTGGTCTGCGGAATCTCCACGACCGCCTCGCAGAGGCTCTCAAGTTCTGCGTCCTTGTCGTCGGTGATGGCGATAACCGATCCCTCGCGGGCGGCCACCTCTTCGATGTTGGAGAGCACCTTGTCGTAGGTGCTGTCCTTCATCGCCATAAAGACCACCGGCATGGAGCGGTCGATGAGGGCAATGGGCCCGTGCTTCATTTCGGCCGCCGGGTAGCCCTCCGCGTGGATGTAGGAGATCTCTTTGAGCTTGAGGGCCCCCTCCAACGCCACTGGGAAGTTGTAGCCGCGGCCCAGGTACAGGAAGTTGGACGCGTACCGGTAGGTATGGGCCATGGACTCAAGTGCCCCATTGCTGGCGTCCAGGACGCGGCGCACCTTGTCGGGCACCCCCGCCAGGGCGCGGATATTGTCGGCCAGCTCCGCCTTCGACAGTGTGCGCCCCTCCGCCAGCTTCAAGGCAATCATCGAGAGCACAGTCACCTGCGCGGTGAAGGCCTTTGTGGACGCGACGCCAATCTCGGGCCCGGCGTGTAGGTACACCCCCGCGTCCGTCTCTCGCGCAATGGTCGATCCCACGACATTGCAAATGCCGAAGCACGGGATGTTCTTGCTGTGCGCCTCCCGCACCGCCGCGAGGGTATCGGCCGTCTCCCCGCTCTGTGAAATAACAAGCACCACGTCGCCCTCTCGCAGCACAGGATCCCGGTACCGGAACTCACTCGCATACTCAACCTCCACCGGGACGCGGGACGCCGACTCGATGAGGTACTCGCCCACCAGGCCCGCATGCCAGGAGGTCCCGCACGCCGCAATGACGATGCGATCGGCCTCCCGAAGCTGATCCCAGTGCCCGTGGAGCCCCCCCAGATGAATCTGATTATCTTCGGGCCGCACTCGGCCCCGCATGGCGTCCTCCAGGGCGTCGGGCTGCTCCATGATTTCCTTCAGCATGAAGTGGTCATACCCTCCCTTCTCAATCTCCCCAAGCGACCATTCGAGCTCGTGCACCTCTTTTTTCAGGGGCTCGTTTTCGATGGTCGTCACCTCGTAGCCGGAATGCCGAAGCGTGGCCATCTCCCCGTCCTCCAGGTACACCACCTGTCGAGTGTGCTCCACGAGCGGGGCAGCGTCAGACCCCACAAAGTACTCGTCGTCCCCAACCCCCAGGATGAGGGGACTTCCGTTGCGGGCAGCGATGAGAAAGTCCGGATCTTCCCGCGACACGACCGCGATGCCGTACGCGCCCACCACCTGGGTGAGCGCCTGCCGCACCGCCTCCGGAAGCGATAGGTCTGTGGCCCGCTTCACCTCCTCAATTAGCTTCACGAGCACCTCCGTGTCCGTCTCGCTCTGAAAGGCATAGCCTTTTTCCTCAAGTTGCTCTTTGATGGCCCCATGGTTTTCGATAATCCCGTTGTGCACCAGAGCGAAGGCGCCGTCGGAGCTGACGTGAGGGTGTGCATTGACGTCGTTCGGGGCCCCGTGGGTGGCCCAGCGGGTGTGCCCAATGCCGGTCGTTCCGGACACGGCCCCGTTCAGACTGCTCCGGAGATCATCGACCTTCCCTTGTTGTTTCTGAACATGCAGGCCCGCGTCGTCGACCGTTGCAAGGCCGGCTGAGTCGTATCCGCGATATTCGAGGCGCTTGAGGCCGGTAAGCAGAAGGTCTTCGGCCTCTTGGCTCCCAATGTATCCGACAATTCCGCACATAAACGTCCGATTGGATTAATGTGGCGAGAGAGATAAAAAAACACGCCGCGGTACAAATCCGCCCTCTCGACTACAGCGGCTAGGGATGTTCTGAACAACAAAAACCCGACCAGGAAGGATTGAACCGACTAATACCGCTCCAGCGAAAATTTCTCTCCCAAGTATCGCTTGCGCACTTCGGGATCGGCCGCGAGCTCTTCCGCGGTGCCGTGCTTCAAGATTTGCCCTTCGTATAGTAAATAGGCACGATCCGTGATTGCAAGGGTCTCGTGCACATTGTGGTCCGTGATGAGCACTCCGATGCCGCGCTCCTGAAGGCCCGCGACGATGCCCTGAATGTCCTCGACGGCAATCGGGTCGACCCCCGCGAACGGCTCGTCGAGCAAAAAGAACCGGGGGCGAGTCGACAGGGCCCGCGCAATCTCGGTGCGGCGGCGCTCACCTCCAGACAGTTCGTATCCCTTCGAGTCACGCACCCGCTCCAGGCCAAACTCCTGGATGAGCGACTCCACCCGGGCGGTGCGGTCCGCGTCGCTCATCGACTGGAATTCCAGGACCGCATGCAGGTTGTCCTCCACCGTGAGCTCCCGAAAGACGGAGGTCTCTTGCGCCAGGTACCCCACTCCGCGTCGGGCCCGCTTGTACATCGGGAGGCGTGTAATGTCGTCGTCATCCAGGTGGATGGAGCCCGCGTTCGGCCGGATCATGCCCACGATCATGTGGAAGGTCGTCGTCTTGCCGGCCCCATTCGGGCCCAGAAGCCCAACGATCTCGCCCTGATTCACTTCAAGGCTCACGTCATCGACCACGGCCCGCTTGTCGTATCGCTTCGTGAGGTGGCGCGCCGCAAGCGTCGCCGGCTCGCCGGACACGTCTCGGTCCGCAAATGAGCCGTTGGGGGACGAGGCACTCATGAATCGGGATTGGGCATTGTGTTGAGGGTGTCTGACGGCAGGGGTGGTCGGAGGGAGTCGGACGGCGTTGCCGTGCCCCGGTCCGTGGAATCTGAGGAAGAGCGTTCGGGCGGCACATCCTGCCAGAAGTACGCGGGTGAGGACTCGGCGGGGGACTGCGGCCCGGACAGAATTTGGGTTGTCGAGTCGGCGCGGAGCCCCCAGGTCTCTCCGGCGCCCAGACGCGGCGGCCCGGCCACCGGGCGGTCGCGACGCGCGAGCCCTCGGCCGAGCCGACGACGCACCCGTGCATCCCGGAGAAGCTTGTCTTGGGTCGGACGTTGGTCTGGCGTCCATTGAAAGCCTTCCAGTTCAAAAGGGTCCGGAATGTTTTCACTGTTCCGGTAGTAGGTGGTCTGCGTCCCCCCAATGACACTCACCCGCTCGACGCTGCCGTCCACGAAACGCAGTTCGATGCGGTCACCGGAGGTCCGGGCCGCCCCGTTCAGCGAGTCGTTTTGGGCCGCCAGGAACCGGATGGCCCGGGCATTGGGACGGGCCCGGATGCGACGAAGGGTGCCCTCCCCGAAGAAGGCGGTAATGGTCTCGGCCTTGAGTTGCTGGATGCGGTCCAGCACCGAATCGCGCTGGGCCGCGAATCCAGAGCCGCGGACAAACACCGTGTCGGGACTCCGATTCCGGGCCCGGACCCGAATTGAGTCTCCCCACACCTGGCTGTCTTCGAACCACGTCATGGGGGATTGGAACAGGCGGGTCTCCTCAATCGGCAGGACGCTGTCGGCCCGCGCCGTTGGGGTTTCCCACCTCCGAGATGAGATTTCCGGAGGCTCACGGGGGCTTTGCCGGGCTGCAGGGCGGGGCCGACCGGAGGTGTCCGCCACGGCGGAGCGCGCCGACGTGTCGGGCGCGGGGCGGGATCGACCCCCAAGCGAGTCGGGCAGGGACGTTGGCTGTTCTTGAGGGAGGGCTGACAGCGAGGCCGCCCCTCCGTCCGTCCGAAGCGAACCCGGCCTGGCCCGCGGCGCTAGGGAGTCCGGCGGCGGGCGGGTCGTGTCGATGGGGGCCCTCCGACCAGCGAGGCTGTCGGGGGGAGTGCCGACGACGCGGTCATAGACTGCCGAGTCCGCAGTGGCGGCAAGGTCGGGCTGCCAAATGCGCACCGAATCCACTGCCACGAGCCGACGATGCGTGTCGGTGCGGAAGGCCTCCAGGCGACGGGCCCGGACCACCAGGGTGTCAGTCGCCGCCCCCGTTGAATCTTTCCGGATCCGTGCCAGAAGCGCGTTGCCCTCGACCCGACTGTACCGACGGGCCTCCCGGTTGTCCGCACGGTCCCCAAATAGATACGTTCGTGCCGTCGTGTCGGCGTCCGCTTCATCGTCCCCTCGCCGGTCAATGAAGACGTTTCCGTAGGCCACGGACCGATCGCGGTCGCGGTAGTACGTCAGTGAATCAGAGAGGAGCGTCGTCCCCGGCTCGGTGAGCCGCACACGCCCCCCGAACTCTGCACGCGCCTCGTCGGACCAGTACGTGCCGCGCTGGGCCCGGAGCACCCGGTTGCTGTCAACAAGCACAACGCTGTCGGGAAAGACCGAACGCTTCTCCGAGGCGTAGTACCGTGCACTGTCCGCCCGGACGTTCACCTCCCCATTCGTCAGCCGAACGTTGCCGTGGGCATAGCCGACTTCGGTAGCACGGTCGTACCGCACCGTATCGGCCCGGAGGGTGTCTCCCCGCTCGTAGATCACCACATTGTCGGTGAACAGGATGTCGCTGCGAGAGAGGTACCGCCGGGCGTAGTCCGACCGCAAGCGCGTGGTGTCCTGCCGGACGAAGACGTTTCCGAACAGGTCCTGCACACGCTCTTCGTCCCGCGAGAGTGTGCTCAGGGAGTCGGCGCTGACGAGGGCCCGAGAACGGTCACTCGTGTCGGACGCCGGAGGAGCCGGTGTGGGCGGCACCGCTCCCCCCGTCGGCAACGAGTCTAGCTCCGCCGGCTCCACGCCGGTCGGGGCCGCACGGGACGTATCGTCTTCCACCTGCGCCCAGACCTCCGCTCCACCGCCCACCCAGACAATTCCAATCGCTGCCATCAGCAGGGCGCGCCCCAGGAAGCGACACATCCGATGGGTGGAGGATCCAATCATACGCACAACGCCGGGCCCCGCAGGAAAGAACAGTCTTTTCGAAAAAGCATGGCCCACACCGAGGCCCCAAACTGGGGTTCCTACGAAGACAAGGGAGTCCGTAAAGCCCCGTGTCAGAACTTCATGCTACTGCTGCTCATCTGTGTCGTCGCCCTCGTTGACATCCACCTCCGCCGAGAAGCGTCCAAGCTGGTACGTTTCAAGATCCTCATCTGCCACGAGCCCGTCTCCTTGAACCACCTCCGAGGGGGTACGGATGCGCACGAACCGGCGGGTACGGATCGTCCGGTCGGCCTGGTGCCACGTGAGGTGCTCACTCTCGAGTCGTTTGTCGTCTTCGGTGGTCACAACCACATTCCGGTACGCGTCCAGTACGCCCTTCTGGTCCTGAAAGACCAAGCTATCGGCCGTGACGGTGGCCGAAGAGTCGCCTTCTTCGTCAAAAAGGTACACCCGGACCCTCGTCGTATCATTCATCGAGCGCCAGACCGAGTAGGTGCTGTCGTCGGCCTGATACTGCTCCATCCGACGGGCCTGGAGAACCGCTCGGGGTCGTCCCTTCTCTGACATGTCGAACTCAGCGTCCCAGCTGACGTGCTTGGGCGTCGGTCCCGCCGTGCCGTTCTTCTGGCCCGTTCCCCCCGACCGAGGTCGATGCTCGCAGCCGCCGGCCAGCAGCCCCCCTCCCACGATTGCGCAAAGCAACAACCTCATCACAGAGTATCGATTCCAACATGATTGAGCCACGATTCCCTATTTTTTTCAATTTAATCTGCTTCTTACACGGAACGGATTACAAATTCCACTGATACTGTGCTGATGTAGATCCGTCCAAAAAGACCTGTGCAGCAACATCTCCTAGTAGAGTCCTGGTAGAGTAGAGTCCTAATAGAGAAGGCTCTATCTTTTAAAGGATGGTGGCGGTCCTCGGTGCGCCATTTCGCAGTCCAACCCCTACCGTTATGCTGGCACCGATTTTGCTTCTTAAACCTACGGGGTTGCCCTCGTGCACTCTCACTCTCATCACCCCGAGCACCCCCGGAGTCCCACGCTGCGCTTCTGCGGCACATATTCTCTTCACTCCTCTCCGTCTAGACGACTCGTTTCACCATCATGAGCTTTGACGCCGAGACCGCCTCCTCCGAAACCGTCATCATCCACGTCGGGGAAGCCCTTGACTTTCGGAACGCAGACGATTTCAAAGAGACGTTTCAGGAGCACGTCGACGAAGGAGTTCGACAATTTATTCTTGACTTTTCCAACACAGAGGTACTCGACTCCACCGGCCTCGGGTCCATCTTTTCCCTCTACCGGGCCATCTCGCCAGACGACGGGAAGGTCGCCTTCGCGGACGTGTCGGAGCCGGTTCAGGTGGTGGTCCAGTTGACCCGAACGTACAAGGTCTTCCGCCAATTTCCGTCCGTGGAGGACGCACGTGAGGCATTTGCAGAATAGTCGATCGCTCGAACCGGGCTTCTGCATCGACGGCGGCCTGCCTTGTTGGACTCAGATCCGGTCTCATGGACCCTTTTACGAAGAAGTACACGGACCTCGATCGGGCAATCGATGAGGTACGCACCCTTTCTGACGATTGGCCAGCCTCTCAGCAGGACGGCACGATCGACGACGAAACTCTTCACTGCACGTGCCTCGTGCTCCACGAATGGATTGCCAATCTCCACCAACACGCCTGCTTCCAGAACAGCGCCCCGATGATCGAAATCCGGCTGACCTGTGACGCCCAACAGGTGACCTGCTCGGTACTTGACAACTCGGACGGCTTCGACCTCGACTCCTATCTCCCAGCCGACGATGAAGACCCGGAGGCCTTCCCCGAGCGCGGCATGGGCCTCCGGATCATCAAGGCGTGCACCGGCAAGCTTGCGTACTCGCCGACGGAGGACGGCCTTCACCGCTTCGAATTTCTTATCCCCTCCGACCACGATCCATGGCTGAACACACTATTCTAGTTGTCGAGGATGACAGCACGGTTCGGGAGCTTCTGAAGTACCGCCTCGGCAAGCACTACGAGGTCTACACGGCCACAAATGGTGAGGAGGCCCTGGATCAGATTGAGGACACCATCCCCGACCTCATCATTTCGGACATCATGATGCCGAAGATGGACGGCTTCGCGCTGCAGTCGGCCCTCCAAACCGACAAGAATACGCGCGTCATTCCGTTCATTTTCCTCACGGCCCGGGCCGACGAGGAGGCCCGTCAGCAGGGCGAGCGGAAGGGAGTGGACGACTATATCACGAAGCCCTTCGACATGGAAACGTTGCTCTCCCGCGTGGAGCGCCTCCTGGAACGCATTGATATGTTCCAGACCCAGCTCGATGCGGAGATCGGGCGCGACTTTTCCAACCGCCTGCTTCCGGACGAAACGCCGGACATTGACGGTTACGAGCTCGACTTCTACAGCGAGTCCCGCGAGCAGGGCGGCGGCGACCTCTTCGACTGGACGGAGACAGACGAGGGCACCTATTTCCTCACGATTGGGGACGTGATGGGCAAGGGCCTCCGGGCTAAATTCTACGCCTTTAGCTTCCTGAGCTACGTGCGGGGCACCCTCCACACCTTATTGGAGGAGTCCACCTCCCCGGCCGCACTGATGGGCGAGCTGAATGACATGCTCCTCAACGACGATGTGCTGGAGGACACGTTCGCGACGTTTCTGCTTCTTCACTGGGACCCTCACGCTCACACCATCACGTACGCGAATGCGGGCCACTGCCGCCCCGTCCTGGTGGGCCCAGACGGGGCCAAAATTCATGAACACAGCGACTTGATTTTGGGGCTGGAGGAGGACGTGACGTTTTCGGAGGTCTCGCTGGACCTCGCCCCGAGCACTGCCCTGGTGTCCTACACCGACGGCCTTACGGAGCAGCGCACCCAGGACGGCGGAATGTTGGGGGAGGACGGTGTTCGAGACCTCGCCGTGGAAGCCTACAACGACGACGCCCCTATTCAGGCCCTGTTGGACGGGGTTCTGTCCCGAAGTGCCTCCGACAGCTTTGAGAACGACCTCCTCGTCGTCTGGCTGGAACACCTGGCCGACTAGCCCCCCTAACTCGGCATGCTGGGCCTCTCCCTTCTCTTAAAGCGCCGCTAGGCTGCCTCCACAGACGGCTCCTGCTTCACTTCCCCCCGGCGTGCCCGATACTCGGGCTCCAAAAGGGCGTACAGGCCCTTGTCCCAGTAGCGCCCGTCTCGGCGTAGGTGGTCCCGCGCCGTCCCCTCCCTGGTGAAGCCCATTCCCTCAATCAGGTCCCGCCATGCCGTGTGGTACTCAAAGGTTTCTGCACTCACGCGGTGCAGATCTATCTGGTTGAAGCAGTACGAAAGCAGTATCTCAAACGAGGCGCGGCCGTAGCCACGGCCCCAGTAGTCTCGGTCCCCGATCGTAATACCGACCTTCGCGTGGTGGCTGTGGGGGCTAATGCGCGTCGCGTAGGCGACCCCAATGAGCGTTTCGTCTTCTAAGGCATGGATCTC
This is a stretch of genomic DNA from Salinibacter grassmerensis. It encodes these proteins:
- the prfA gene encoding peptide chain release factor 1, yielding MIEREKLDKVKHRFEEVESLMADPEVANDPDRMRELGQEHSRLEEVVEAIDRYERLLDEREELEGMIRDESGEMEALAREELEQLETKLPAVEEDLKQKLIPKDPEEEKNAIVEIRAGAGGDEASLFAGDLFRLYTQYAKQQGWAYELIDASPGTQGGFREVIFAVKGEDVYGTLKYEAGVHRVQRVPETESSGRIHTSAATVAVLPEAEEVDVDINPSDLTIETFKATGPGGQSVNTTDSAVRIKHAPSGVEVSCQDEKSQHKNRSKAMRVLRSRVYEKKREEQRAEREEARRSMVGSGDRSAKIRTYNFPQDRVTDHRLEGGQKNHSLQPIMDGEIDPIIGALRAEEHAEKLANL
- the glmS gene encoding glutamine--fructose-6-phosphate transaminase (isomerizing), which translates into the protein MCGIVGYIGSQEAEDLLLTGLKRLEYRGYDSAGLATVDDAGLHVQKQQGKVDDLRSSLNGAVSGTTGIGHTRWATHGAPNDVNAHPHVSSDGAFALVHNGIIENHGAIKEQLEEKGYAFQSETDTEVLVKLIEEVKRATDLSLPEAVRQALTQVVGAYGIAVVSREDPDFLIAARNGSPLILGVGDDEYFVGSDAAPLVEHTRQVVYLEDGEMATLRHSGYEVTTIENEPLKKEVHELEWSLGEIEKGGYDHFMLKEIMEQPDALEDAMRGRVRPEDNQIHLGGLHGHWDQLREADRIVIAACGTSWHAGLVGEYLIESASRVPVEVEYASEFRYRDPVLREGDVVLVISQSGETADTLAAVREAHSKNIPCFGICNVVGSTIARETDAGVYLHAGPEIGVASTKAFTAQVTVLSMIALKLAEGRTLSKAELADNIRALAGVPDKVRRVLDASNGALESMAHTYRYASNFLYLGRGYNFPVALEGALKLKEISYIHAEGYPAAEMKHGPIALIDRSMPVVFMAMKDSTYDKVLSNIEEVAAREGSVIAITDDKDAELESLCEAVVEIPQTKEFLSPLLTVIPLQLLSYHIAVLRGCHVDQPRNLAKSVTVE
- the lptB gene encoding LPS export ABC transporter ATP-binding protein, translating into MSASSPNGSFADRDVSGEPATLAARHLTKRYDKRAVVDDVSLEVNQGEIVGLLGPNGAGKTTTFHMIVGMIRPNAGSIHLDDDDITRLPMYKRARRGVGYLAQETSVFRELTVEDNLHAVLEFQSMSDADRTARVESLIQEFGLERVRDSKGYELSGGERRRTEIARALSTRPRFFLLDEPFAGVDPIAVEDIQGIVAGLQERGIGVLITDHNVHETLAITDRAYLLYEGQILKHGTAEELAADPEVRKRYLGEKFSLERY
- a CDS encoding OstA-like protein, with protein sequence MIGSSTHRMCRFLGRALLMAAIGIVWVGGGAEVWAQVEDDTSRAAPTGVEPAELDSLPTGGAVPPTPAPPASDTSDRSRALVSADSLSTLSRDEERVQDLFGNVFVRQDTTRLRSDYARRYLSRSDILFTDNVVIYERGDTLRADTVRYDRATEVGYAHGNVRLTNGEVNVRADSARYYASEKRSVFPDSVVLVDSNRVLRAQRGTYWSDEARAEFGGRVRLTEPGTTLLSDSLTYYRDRDRSVAYGNVFIDRRGDDEADADTTARTYLFGDRADNREARRYSRVEGNALLARIRKDSTGAATDTLVVRARRLEAFRTDTHRRLVAVDSVRIWQPDLAATADSAVYDRVVGTPPDSLAGRRAPIDTTRPPPDSLAPRARPGSLRTDGGAASLSALPQEQPTSLPDSLGGRSRPAPDTSARSAVADTSGRPRPAARQSPREPPEISSRRWETPTARADSVLPIEETRLFQSPMTWFEDSQVWGDSIRVRARNRSPDTVFVRGSGFAAQRDSVLDRIQQLKAETITAFFGEGTLRRIRARPNARAIRFLAAQNDSLNGAARTSGDRIELRFVDGSVERVSVIGGTQTTYYRNSENIPDPFELEGFQWTPDQRPTQDKLLRDARVRRRLGRGLARRDRPVAGPPRLGAGETWGLRADSTTQILSGPQSPAESSPAYFWQDVPPERSSSDSTDRGTATPSDSLRPPLPSDTLNTMPNPDS
- the lptC gene encoding LPS export ABC transporter periplasmic protein LptC; this encodes MRLLLCAIVGGGLLAGGCEHRPRSGGTGQKNGTAGPTPKHVSWDAEFDMSEKGRPRAVLQARRMEQYQADDSTYSVWRSMNDTTRVRVYLFDEEGDSSATVTADSLVFQDQKGVLDAYRNVVVTTEDDKRLESEHLTWHQADRTIRTRRFVRIRTPSEVVQGDGLVADEDLETYQLGRFSAEVDVNEGDDTDEQQ
- a CDS encoding STAS domain-containing protein, yielding MSFDAETASSETVIIHVGEALDFRNADDFKETFQEHVDEGVRQFILDFSNTEVLDSTGLGSIFSLYRAISPDDGKVAFADVSEPVQVVVQLTRTYKVFRQFPSVEDAREAFAE
- a CDS encoding ATP-binding protein, encoding MDPFTKKYTDLDRAIDEVRTLSDDWPASQQDGTIDDETLHCTCLVLHEWIANLHQHACFQNSAPMIEIRLTCDAQQVTCSVLDNSDGFDLDSYLPADDEDPEAFPERGMGLRIIKACTGKLAYSPTEDGLHRFEFLIPSDHDPWLNTLF
- a CDS encoding fused response regulator/phosphatase; this encodes MAEHTILVVEDDSTVRELLKYRLGKHYEVYTATNGEEALDQIEDTIPDLIISDIMMPKMDGFALQSALQTDKNTRVIPFIFLTARADEEARQQGERKGVDDYITKPFDMETLLSRVERLLERIDMFQTQLDAEIGRDFSNRLLPDETPDIDGYELDFYSESREQGGGDLFDWTETDEGTYFLTIGDVMGKGLRAKFYAFSFLSYVRGTLHTLLEESTSPAALMGELNDMLLNDDVLEDTFATFLLLHWDPHAHTITYANAGHCRPVLVGPDGAKIHEHSDLILGLEEDVTFSEVSLDLAPSTALVSYTDGLTEQRTQDGGMLGEDGVRDLAVEAYNDDAPIQALLDGVLSRSASDSFENDLLVVWLEHLAD
- a CDS encoding GNAT family N-acetyltransferase, which produces MDTPLPVPDVTPLRGERVKFTPLRMENIHTHFRWNNDPELNRLDSEVPHEEESFGAFKDRFERMCEEPTPSNRTFEIHALEDETLIGVAYATRISPHSHHAKVGITIGDRDYWGRGYGRASFEILLSYCFNQIDLHRVSAETFEYHTAWRDLIEGMGFTREGTARDHLRRDGRYWDKGLYALLEPEYRARRGEVKQEPSVEAA